In Lysobacter firmicutimachus, one genomic interval encodes:
- a CDS encoding YchJ family protein, whose translation MTARIALPAACPCDPARRYAACCGRLHRGDPAESAEALMRSRYSAYVLGDLAYLRTSWHPTTCPDELEFDPAVRWLGLQVKRHRQDGADTATVEFVARYRVGGGSAVRLHEISRFARVDGGWRYLDGTFPQG comes from the coding sequence ATGACCGCCCGCATCGCCCTGCCCGCCGCCTGCCCCTGCGACCCCGCCCGCCGCTACGCCGCCTGCTGCGGCCGCCTGCACCGGGGCGACCCGGCCGAGAGCGCCGAGGCCTTGATGCGTTCGCGCTACAGCGCCTACGTGCTGGGCGATCTGGCGTATCTGCGGACCAGCTGGCACCCCACGACCTGCCCGGACGAACTGGAGTTCGATCCGGCCGTGCGCTGGCTGGGACTGCAGGTGAAGCGGCATCGCCAGGACGGCGCGGACACAGCGACGGTCGAGTTCGTCGCCCGCTATCGAGTCGGCGGCGGTTCGGCGGTGCGGCTGCACGAAATCAGCCGTTTCGCGCGGGTTGACGGCGGCTGGCGCTACCTGGACGGGACCTTCCCGCAGGGGTGA
- a CDS encoding UPF0149 family protein translates to MKAPAYLDDDQIERLADLLDQRAVPYKGFNLEALDGFVSALVVGPEQPPATEWQPPVWGGKAPRWNDEAEAAEVAALLQGHWNMVSARVRHGDDDLPDHLAPLLWLPEEPDTEQPDELDVGRDWAFGFFRGVELREAGWDRWLDENDWIDEIFGLLDRLASGEVLGEDPTAPATPISYRERLEIVAGLPGMLADLHHHRIDALTPREPLRRADTPDRNDPCPCGSGKKYKKCCGA, encoded by the coding sequence ATGAAAGCGCCCGCCTACCTCGACGACGACCAGATCGAACGCCTGGCCGACCTGCTCGATCAGCGCGCCGTGCCCTACAAGGGCTTCAACCTGGAGGCCCTGGACGGGTTCGTCTCGGCCCTGGTGGTCGGTCCGGAACAGCCGCCGGCGACGGAATGGCAGCCGCCGGTGTGGGGCGGCAAGGCACCGCGCTGGAACGACGAGGCCGAGGCGGCCGAGGTGGCCGCCCTGCTGCAGGGCCACTGGAACATGGTCAGCGCCCGCGTGCGCCACGGCGACGACGACCTGCCCGATCACCTGGCGCCGCTGCTGTGGCTGCCGGAAGAGCCCGACACCGAGCAACCGGACGAGCTCGACGTCGGCCGCGACTGGGCGTTCGGCTTCTTCCGCGGCGTCGAACTGCGCGAAGCCGGCTGGGACCGTTGGCTGGACGAGAACGACTGGATCGACGAGATCTTCGGCCTGCTCGACCGCCTCGCCAGCGGCGAGGTGCTGGGCGAAGACCCGACCGCGCCGGCGACCCCGATCAGCTACCGCGAGCGGCTGGAAATCGTCGCCGGCCTGCCGGGCATGCTGGCCGACCTGCACCACCACCGGATCGACGCGCTGACCCCGCGCGAACCGCTGCGCCGCGCCGACACCCCGGACCGCAACGACCCCTGCCCCTGCGGCAGCGGCAAGAAGTAC